A region from the Papio anubis isolate 15944 chromosome 6, Panubis1.0, whole genome shotgun sequence genome encodes:
- the LOC101024056 gene encoding histone H2B type 1 — protein MPEPAKSAPAPKKGSKKAVTKAQKKDGKKRKRSRKESYSVYVYKVLKQVHPDTGISSKAMGIMNSFVNDIFERIAGEASRLAHYNKRSTITSREIQTAVRLLLPGELAKHAVSEGTKAVTKYTSSK, from the coding sequence ATGCCAGAACCAGCTAAGTCAGCCCCTGCCCCGAAGAAGGGCTCGAAGAAGGCGGTGACCAAGGCACAGAAGAAGGACGGCAAGAAGCGCAAGCGCAGCCGTAAGGAGAGTTATTCCGTGTACGTGTACAAGGTGCTGAAGCAGGTCCATCCCGACACCGGCATCTCGTCCAAGGCTATGGGTATCATGAACTCCTTCGTCAACGACATTTTTGAGCGTATCGCAGGCGAGGCTTCCCGCCTGGCGCATTACAACAAGCGCTCGACTATCACTTCCAGGGAGATCCAAACGGCCGTGCGCCTGCTGCTCCCCGGGGAGCTGGCCAAACACGCGGTGTCCGAGGGCACCAAGGCTGTCACCAAGTACACCAGCTCCAAGTAA
- the LOC101024405 gene encoding histone H4 yields MSGRGKGGKGLGKGGAKRHRKVLRDNIQGITKPAIRRLARRGGVKRISGLIYEETRGVLKVFLENVIRDAVTYTEHAKRKTVTAMDVVYALKRQGRTLYGFGG; encoded by the coding sequence ATGTCTGGACGTGGTAAGGGTGGGAAAGGCTTAGGTAAGGGAGGCGCTAAGCGTCACCGCAAGGTTTTGCGGGACAACATTCAGGGCATCACTAAGCCAGCCATCCGGCGCCTTGCTCGTCGCGGCGGTGTCAAGCGTATTTCTGGCCTTATCTATGAGGAGACCCGTGGTGTTCTGAAGGTGTTCCTGGAGAACGTGATTCGTGATGCAGTCACTTACACGGAGCATGCTAAACGCAAGACTGTCACAGCAATGGATGTGGTCTATGCGCTGAAGCGACAGGGACGCACTCTTTACGGCTTCGGTGGTTAA